The following coding sequences are from one Chelonoidis abingdonii isolate Lonesome George chromosome 4, CheloAbing_2.0, whole genome shotgun sequence window:
- the LOC116835358 gene encoding olfactory receptor 8U3-like isoform X1, protein MVGGNHTLVTEFVLSGLTESPKMKAICFLLFLVKYLISLVANLGMIMLIRVDPRLHTPMYYFLSNLAFVDFCYSSTITPKMLVDFLTERRAISFGGCIAQLFCFVLTASVECLLLAVMAYDRYVAICNPPLYMVIMSRRVCAQLVAGLYLIGFVHALAQTISTFQLSFCSSNVINHYFCDIPPLIQLSCSDTYSNEIVLYTFGTFHGIITSLEILVSYIYIISTILRIRSTGGRRKAFSTCASHLTAAMIFYGTTVFMYVRPISSYSLDRDKVISVFYTVVISMLNPLIYSLRNKEMKDALKRARLQRRSFLLFPLAV, encoded by the exons ATGGTTGGGGGAAATCACACCCTAGTGACTGAGTTTGTTCTCTCAGGATTAACAGAAAGCCCAAAGATGAAGGCCATCTGCTTTCTTCTCTTCTTAGTGAAGTACCTGATCAGCCTGGTGGCAAACCTTGGGATGATCATGTTGATCAGGGTCGACCCCCGGCTCCACACCCCTATGTACTATTTCCTCAGTAATTTGGCTTTTGTGGATTTCTGCTACTCCTCAACCATCACCCCCAAGATGTTGGTGGATTTCCTAACTGAGAGGAGAGCCATTTCATTTGGTGGGTGCATTGCACAGCTGTTCTGTTTTGTGCTCACAGCAAGTGTTGAATGCCTCCTGTTGGCAGTGATGGCCTATGACCGGTACGTGGCCATCTGTAACCCACCCCTCTATATGGTCATCATGTCCCGCAGAGTCTGTGCCCAGTTGGTGGCTGGCTTGTATCTCATTGGCTTTGTCCATGCACTGGCACAAACTATCTCCACCTTTCAACTGTCCTTCTGCAGCTCTAATGTCATCAATCATTATTTCTGTGACATCCCCCCACTGATACAGCTCTCCTGCTCTGATACCTACAGCAATGAGATAGTGCTTTACACCTTTGGTACATTTCACGGCATCATCACCTCATTGGAGATTCTGGTTTCCTATATCTatatcatctccaccatcctgaggatCCGCTCCACTGGGGGCAGACGCAAAGCCTTCTCCACTTGTGCCTCCCACCTGACAGCTGCCATGATATTCTATGGCACCACAGTCTTTATGTATGTCAGGCCAATTTCCAGCTACTCACTGGACCGCGACAAAGTAATCTCAGTGTTCTACACAGTGGTGATCTCCATGCTGAATCCTCttatctacagcctgaggaacaaggagatgAAGGATGCCCTGAAAAG agctagactccaacgaagaagtttcttgttgttccctttggctgtatga
- the LOC116830664 gene encoding LOW QUALITY PROTEIN: mas-related G-protein coupled receptor member H-like (The sequence of the model RefSeq protein was modified relative to this genomic sequence to represent the inferred CDS: substituted 1 base at 1 genomic stop codon), translating into MTELITTSPLPEKISLYYCILLNDSSSFNDTDLAEDRDRYFIPIVVISSISLFICLVGLVGNGMVLWFLGFPIKKESFTIYILNLAIADFGFLLCMAAFLIIIISYLHMDFLGGCVVIEAIQWVVLFIYNTGLYLLTAISIHRCLSVLYPIWYXCHRPKNLSSISCALLWALSILVTGPECYFCINDYDCSKMTIFGCVLSFLIFTPLMVLSSLTLFIKVRCSSHRRQSTKLYIVIMVTILFFLMFALPPRVTVLMAFLNHSIIHLFVMSLVILLPCMNSSINSFLYFLVGRHGKQQLREPLKEVLQRIFNEEAGPQEERPTKQVK; encoded by the coding sequence ATGACTGAGCTTATCACGACGTCCCCGCTTCCTGAAAAGATAAGCCTGTATTATTGCATATTACTTAATGATTCCAGTAGCTTTAATGACACAGACCTAGCTGAAGATCGGGATCGATATTTCATTCCAATAGTTGTGATCAGCTctatttctcttttcatttgcctGGTTGGACTGGTGGGGAATGGGATGGTTCTTTGGTTCCTCGGCTTCCCCATTAAGAAGGAATCCTTCACCATCTACATCCTCAACTTAGCTATTGCTGACTTTGGTTTCCTCCTGTGCATGGCTGCCTTCTTGATTATTATCATCTCATATTTACATATGGACTTTCTTGGAGGGTGTGTCGTCATAGAGGCAATCCAGTGGGTGGTGCTGTTTATATACAACACTGGTCTGTATCTCCTGACAGCCATCAGCATTCACAGATGTCTGTCCGTCCTTTACCCCATCTGGTACTGATGTCACCGTCCAAAAAACCTGTCTTCCATTTCGTGTGCTCTGCTCTGGGCTCTCTCCATCCTGGTGACGGGACCGGAGTGCTATTTCTGCATCAATGACTATGACTGTTCCAAAATGACCATATTCGGCTGTGTCTTAAGTTTCCTGATTTTCACTCCACTCATGGTTCTGTCCAGCCTGACCCTGTTCATCAAGGTCCGGTGTAGCTCACATCGACGCCAATCAACAAAGCTCTATATTGTCATTATGGTCACCATCCTTTTCTTCCTCATGTTCGCCCTTCCACCAAGAGTCACAGTGCTGATGGCCTTCCTTAATCACTCCATAATACACCTCTTTGTCATGTCTTTAGTTATCCTGCTGCCCTGCATGAACAGCAGCATTAACTCCTTCCTCTACTTCTTAGTCGGGAGACACGGGAAACAGCAATTGAGAGAGCCCCTCAAGGAGGTTTTACAGAGAATCTTCAATGAGGAGGCTGGTCCACAAGAGGAAAGGCCCACCAAACAAGTAAAATAG
- the LOC116835358 gene encoding olfactory receptor 8U3-like isoform X2 yields MVGGNHTLVTEFVLSGLTESPKMKAICFLLFLVKYLISLVANLGMIMLIRVDPRLHTPMYYFLSNLAFVDFCYSSTITPKMLVDFLTERRAISFGGCIAQLFCFVLTASVECLLLAVMAYDRYVAICNPPLYMVIMSRRVCAQLVAGLYLIGFVHALAQTISTFQLSFCSSNVINHYFCDIPPLIQLSCSDTYSNEIVLYTFGTFHGIITSLEILVSYIYIISTILRIRSTGGRRKAFSTCASHLTAAMIFYGTTVFMYVRPISSYSLDRDKVISVFYTVVISMLNPLIYSLRNKEMKDALKRLLD; encoded by the coding sequence ATGGTTGGGGGAAATCACACCCTAGTGACTGAGTTTGTTCTCTCAGGATTAACAGAAAGCCCAAAGATGAAGGCCATCTGCTTTCTTCTCTTCTTAGTGAAGTACCTGATCAGCCTGGTGGCAAACCTTGGGATGATCATGTTGATCAGGGTCGACCCCCGGCTCCACACCCCTATGTACTATTTCCTCAGTAATTTGGCTTTTGTGGATTTCTGCTACTCCTCAACCATCACCCCCAAGATGTTGGTGGATTTCCTAACTGAGAGGAGAGCCATTTCATTTGGTGGGTGCATTGCACAGCTGTTCTGTTTTGTGCTCACAGCAAGTGTTGAATGCCTCCTGTTGGCAGTGATGGCCTATGACCGGTACGTGGCCATCTGTAACCCACCCCTCTATATGGTCATCATGTCCCGCAGAGTCTGTGCCCAGTTGGTGGCTGGCTTGTATCTCATTGGCTTTGTCCATGCACTGGCACAAACTATCTCCACCTTTCAACTGTCCTTCTGCAGCTCTAATGTCATCAATCATTATTTCTGTGACATCCCCCCACTGATACAGCTCTCCTGCTCTGATACCTACAGCAATGAGATAGTGCTTTACACCTTTGGTACATTTCACGGCATCATCACCTCATTGGAGATTCTGGTTTCCTATATCTatatcatctccaccatcctgaggatCCGCTCCACTGGGGGCAGACGCAAAGCCTTCTCCACTTGTGCCTCCCACCTGACAGCTGCCATGATATTCTATGGCACCACAGTCTTTATGTATGTCAGGCCAATTTCCAGCTACTCACTGGACCGCGACAAAGTAATCTCAGTGTTCTACACAGTGGTGATCTCCATGCTGAATCCTCttatctacagcctgaggaacaaggagatgAAGGATGCCCTGAAAAGGTTATTAGACTGA